The following proteins are encoded in a genomic region of Dokdonia donghaensis DSW-1:
- a CDS encoding M20/M25/M40 family metallo-hydrolase, translated as MNKVLKNIFTVAVVVGTSAFAKAQNDSITVRKIYTEALTKGQSYQWLDYLSNDIGSRLSGSLGAERAVTWTKAELEKAGLDKVWLQPVMVPKWVRGEAERAHIEGENARITSVPICALGGSVATKSVGLRANVVEVMGIEELKALGEENVKGKIVFYNRPMNDELIRTFQAYGGCVDQRYAGAMEAAKLGAVGVIVRSVTHSIDDYPHTGSMSYGDLPISKRIPAAAISTKGANLLSTSLKLNPELKFFYKMSCKNMGEVESYNVIGEITGSEFPNKYMVVGGHLDSWDLGDGSHDDGAGVVQSMEVLRLMKAVGYKPKHSIRVVLFMNEENGLRGGRKYAEEAKAKGEQHIFALESDSGGFTPRGFSFDTDDRNYNEVLSWKSLFEPYLIHDFTRGGSGADIGPLKATNDGIVLAGLRPDSQRYFDHHHAAIDTFDAVNKRELELGAATMTSLVYLMDNYIQKPAKLIQAPIKQ; from the coding sequence ATGAATAAAGTACTCAAAAACATCTTTACCGTTGCCGTAGTGGTAGGGACTTCCGCTTTCGCGAAAGCGCAAAACGACTCAATCACAGTTCGTAAGATCTACACAGAAGCATTAACAAAAGGGCAGAGCTACCAGTGGCTCGATTACTTGTCTAACGATATAGGCTCTCGACTAAGCGGAAGTCTAGGTGCCGAAAGAGCCGTAACCTGGACAAAAGCCGAGCTTGAAAAAGCAGGTCTTGATAAAGTCTGGTTACAACCCGTAATGGTACCTAAGTGGGTACGTGGCGAGGCAGAAAGAGCACATATAGAAGGAGAAAATGCACGCATAACCTCTGTGCCTATTTGTGCACTAGGAGGATCTGTGGCAACTAAGTCTGTAGGACTTAGAGCAAACGTAGTAGAGGTAATGGGTATAGAGGAGCTCAAAGCGCTAGGAGAAGAAAATGTAAAGGGCAAAATAGTCTTTTATAATCGCCCTATGAATGATGAGCTTATACGCACCTTTCAAGCGTATGGTGGTTGTGTAGACCAGCGATATGCAGGCGCTATGGAGGCTGCAAAGCTAGGTGCAGTGGGAGTGATAGTAAGGTCTGTTACGCACAGTATAGATGATTACCCACATACGGGGTCTATGTCTTATGGAGATTTACCTATTTCAAAACGTATACCTGCAGCTGCCATAAGTACAAAAGGGGCAAACCTGTTAAGTACATCTTTAAAGCTCAATCCAGAGTTAAAATTCTTTTACAAGATGTCTTGTAAAAATATGGGAGAAGTTGAGTCGTACAATGTAATAGGTGAGATAACAGGGAGTGAGTTTCCTAATAAATATATGGTTGTAGGAGGTCATCTAGACTCTTGGGATCTAGGAGATGGCTCTCACGATGATGGCGCAGGAGTTGTGCAGAGTATGGAAGTGTTACGACTTATGAAGGCAGTAGGTTATAAACCTAAGCATAGCATACGTGTGGTATTATTTATGAATGAAGAAAACGGTTTGCGTGGAGGTAGAAAATATGCAGAAGAAGCTAAGGCAAAAGGTGAGCAACACATCTTTGCCCTAGAGAGTGACTCAGGTGGGTTTACACCTAGAGGCTTCTCCTTTGATACAGATGATCGTAACTATAATGAAGTACTAAGCTGGAAATCACTTTTTGAGCCTTACCTCATACACGACTTTACAAGAGGAGGTAGTGGTGCAGATATTGGTCCGCTTAAAGCTACAAATGATGGGATTGTACTAGCTGGTTTACGACCAGACTCGCAACGTTATTTTGACCATCACCACGCGGCAATTGATACTTTTGATGCGGTAAATAAACGAGAACTAGAACTAGGTGCAGCAACTATGACAAGTCTAGTGTACTTAATGGATAATTATATTCAAAAGCCTGCCAAATTAATACAGGCACCCATAAAGCAATAA
- a CDS encoding MATE family efflux transporter, with the protein MQFSDYTKEFGTNLKIAFPIMLGQLGHILVALADNLMVGQLGAAQLAAVSLGNSLVFIALSIGIGFSFAITPLVAEADGQGNIEKGRLHFHHGVIMCAVNGVLLFVTLLIAKPVLYMLDQPPEVVALAIPYLEIVALSMIPLMIFQAFKQFADGLSQTKYAMYATILANIVNVLFNYVLIYGIWIFPRLEVEGAAWGTLISRFFMLGLLIFMLSRKRKFKSYFFWDGASHIRLSEFKTLIKLGFPTALQMLFEVGVFTAAIFLSGILGTNAQAANQIALNLASMTFMIAVGLGVTGTIRVGNQKGKRDYPNLRRIAFSIFILCFLIEAVFAVGFIVLKDWLPPFYIDNPEVIFMAAQLLVVAALFQLSDGVQVTILGALRGLQDVNIPTVICFIAYWVIGFPVMWYFGKEAQMGVQGIWVGLLVGLTASATMLYFRFNYLSKKLISGV; encoded by the coding sequence ATGCAGTTTTCAGACTACACAAAAGAATTTGGCACAAACCTTAAAATAGCATTTCCTATTATGCTGGGGCAGCTGGGTCACATACTTGTAGCACTTGCAGATAACTTGATGGTAGGACAATTAGGAGCAGCACAACTGGCGGCTGTAAGCCTAGGTAACAGTCTCGTTTTTATAGCACTCTCTATAGGTATAGGTTTTTCATTTGCCATCACGCCACTTGTGGCAGAGGCAGATGGTCAGGGTAATATAGAAAAGGGGAGACTGCACTTTCACCACGGGGTGATTATGTGTGCTGTAAACGGTGTGTTGCTTTTTGTAACCTTGCTTATTGCAAAGCCTGTTTTGTATATGCTAGATCAACCACCAGAGGTGGTGGCGCTTGCGATACCTTACCTTGAGATTGTAGCGCTGTCTATGATTCCGCTTATGATTTTTCAAGCATTTAAGCAGTTTGCAGATGGATTATCACAAACTAAATATGCGATGTATGCTACCATACTTGCAAATATTGTAAATGTCTTATTTAACTATGTGCTCATTTACGGGATTTGGATTTTCCCAAGACTTGAGGTAGAAGGTGCTGCCTGGGGAACACTCATATCACGATTTTTTATGCTGGGACTGTTGATATTTATGCTTTCGCGAAAGCGTAAATTTAAATCTTACTTTTTCTGGGATGGAGCGAGTCACATAAGGCTTAGCGAGTTTAAAACACTTATAAAATTAGGTTTTCCTACAGCCTTACAAATGCTTTTTGAAGTAGGGGTGTTTACGGCAGCTATTTTCTTATCTGGTATTCTGGGGACTAATGCCCAGGCGGCAAATCAAATTGCGCTTAATCTTGCGTCTATGACATTTATGATAGCTGTAGGGCTGGGAGTCACGGGTACCATACGTGTAGGAAACCAAAAGGGCAAAAGGGATTATCCAAATTTGAGGCGTATCGCTTTTTCTATCTTTATACTTTGTTTCCTTATCGAGGCGGTCTTTGCTGTAGGTTTTATAGTGCTTAAAGACTGGTTGCCTCCTTTTTATATAGATAATCCAGAGGTGATATTTATGGCAGCACAGTTGCTTGTTGTGGCAGCATTGTTTCAGCTCAGCGATGGAGTGCAAGTTACGATTCTAGGTGCGTTGAGAGGTTTACAAGATGTAAATATTCCTACAGTGATATGTTTTATAGCTTACTGGGTAATAGGCTTCCCGGTGATGTGGTATTTTGGGAAAGAGGCGCAAATGGGTGTACAAGGCATCTGGGTAGGGCTACTGGTAGGGCTCACAGCATCTGCCACAATGCTATACTTTAGATTTAACTACCTTAGTAAAAAGTTGATAAGTGGGGTGTAA
- a CDS encoding phosphatase PAP2 family protein — MEQLVQYDQELFLFLNGLGSTTWDQFWLIVTNKLSSIPLYALLLFFIYKQYGMKGTLITVVCVALLITGVDQLANAFKHGFMRPRPCRVAAFETTIRYIAERCGRYGYYSAHAGNSMAVAVFAGLALRRSYKNLIFFLLFWSALVGYSRIYVGVHYPGDVLTGWIIGAAIGYGLYKLQQFLIVKYGQRS; from the coding sequence ATGGAGCAACTCGTACAGTATGATCAAGAGCTTTTTTTATTTTTAAACGGTCTAGGTAGTACCACCTGGGATCAGTTCTGGCTTATTGTAACAAATAAGCTTAGCTCTATACCCTTATATGCGCTCTTACTTTTCTTTATTTACAAGCAGTACGGGATGAAGGGTACACTCATTACTGTGGTATGCGTAGCATTACTCATTACTGGGGTAGACCAACTTGCAAATGCTTTTAAGCACGGTTTTATGAGACCAAGACCGTGTAGAGTTGCCGCTTTTGAAACTACCATAAGATACATTGCAGAGCGTTGTGGTCGTTATGGATATTATTCTGCACACGCTGGTAATAGTATGGCTGTTGCCGTTTTTGCAGGTCTAGCGCTTAGGCGTAGTTATAAGAATTTGATTTTCTTTTTACTTTTTTGGTCTGCGCTAGTCGGTTATAGTCGCATTTATGTGGGAGTACATTATCCTGGCGATGTCCTTACTGGGTGGATTATAGGAGCAGCCATAGGCTATGGTCTTTATAAATTGCAGCAGTTTTTGATTGTGAAATATGGTCAGAGATCTTGA